The Prochlorothrix hollandica PCC 9006 = CALU 1027 genome includes a region encoding these proteins:
- a CDS encoding dynamin family protein, with the protein MNSTAQLYNAQSLLQDLGNALSNLVNASPEIFTDEQIQRCLQDFQAAYQEAAQRLAHPSLVIATLGTTSSGKSTIVNALMGRRIAPIEAGEMSGGILHLKHSEERRLVVEETPGAVWETGEWSDLGDAELYARIQTVMNAYHQERRKRDLMAPQVRVQVPLLPARDLKLSGLPEGVEIEFLDLPGLKSVQDRANLAVIQEQMGKAFSLVALDYMQVDEQHRQKLLGELKQVVEYLGGRTDAMIFILNRVDNRGADDLPLETRLEQLKIEIKEILGLETLPDVIPFSARLLYYAQCAWGTTPVDSSSETVQADRHSLLSKLLDDCNNFIRLKSKGDRYLKSWKSELEDKVEEGDLINDEDLQELLGYALEWSGGLELWQCVRTRLDESFSSLVIYPALVRVFACYELLSSLLDILIQNRQIENREAVEHHRDEIARIRQTLQQSSKRVGKDFQQEVKDYIDALKSNDLSIIEKAKKKAQEKSRNGFGEIFGTVSDVEGEITASLVAVVRGAFEGNMPCYDLEEQLQAVISPTLAHDVARAYDKVYRRIQNDFSEKSGMLVRQVRSNDDKAKEQLALDEKCFRMLYFTMRTAITARAEFVIQAKAASFETALQSLVEDQLNRLQAYLSAEEVITPEMEEAIMSDLRKKLTSYVPKLPQDLFIIDADISQQGKQQREVVGRESVTVNKDKYRTRYKTETYEEGSCFSESKTRSVPYQERYTVQETETRNVYDQVDYLELSLPTPQMMAKQWLGGVTKGKDRLWDILCDWITSRLNEVELIFEESVMEITALAERLLNDRLNLSEAEFEEQKQLLEQIQSLKQETDAAYQKLKKV; encoded by the coding sequence ATGAATAGCACCGCTCAACTCTACAATGCTCAGTCTCTCCTCCAAGACCTGGGGAATGCGCTCTCTAATTTGGTCAATGCGTCTCCTGAGATCTTTACGGATGAGCAGATCCAGCGGTGCTTGCAGGATTTCCAGGCGGCTTATCAGGAAGCGGCTCAACGGTTGGCCCATCCGAGTTTGGTGATTGCGACGCTGGGGACGACTTCTTCGGGGAAGTCTACGATCGTGAATGCCCTGATGGGGCGGCGGATTGCGCCCATTGAGGCGGGGGAGATGAGTGGCGGGATTTTGCATCTGAAGCATTCTGAGGAACGGCGTTTGGTGGTGGAGGAAACCCCAGGGGCGGTTTGGGAGACGGGGGAATGGTCAGATCTGGGGGATGCGGAGTTATATGCCCGAATTCAGACGGTTATGAATGCCTACCATCAGGAGCGCCGCAAGCGGGATTTGATGGCTCCCCAGGTGCGGGTTCAGGTGCCGTTGCTGCCTGCCCGTGATCTGAAGTTGTCGGGGTTGCCGGAGGGGGTGGAAATTGAGTTTTTGGATTTGCCAGGGCTGAAGTCGGTGCAGGATCGGGCCAATTTGGCGGTGATTCAGGAACAAATGGGCAAGGCGTTTAGTTTGGTGGCGCTGGACTATATGCAGGTGGATGAGCAACACCGGCAGAAGCTGTTAGGAGAGTTGAAGCAGGTTGTGGAGTATCTGGGGGGTCGCACGGATGCGATGATTTTCATCCTTAATCGGGTTGATAACCGTGGAGCCGATGATTTGCCCTTAGAAACTCGTCTAGAGCAGCTAAAGATTGAGATTAAGGAGATTTTAGGGCTGGAGACTTTGCCAGATGTCATTCCTTTTAGTGCCCGACTCTTATACTATGCCCAATGTGCATGGGGTACAACTCCTGTTGATAGCAGTTCTGAAACTGTACAAGCAGATCGCCATAGTCTTTTGAGTAAGTTACTAGACGACTGTAACAACTTTATTCGACTTAAATCTAAAGGCGATCGCTACCTGAAATCTTGGAAATCTGAACTTGAAGATAAGGTAGAAGAGGGTGATCTGATTAACGATGAAGACTTACAAGAACTTTTGGGCTATGCTCTGGAGTGGAGTGGTGGCTTAGAATTATGGCAATGTGTTCGTACTCGGTTAGATGAGTCTTTTTCTAGCCTTGTGATCTACCCTGCTCTAGTTCGTGTTTTTGCCTGTTATGAGCTACTTTCATCGCTGCTAGATATTCTGATTCAAAACCGTCAAATTGAGAACCGGGAAGCAGTAGAGCATCATCGAGATGAAATTGCTCGTATTCGTCAGACACTACAACAGAGCAGCAAGCGAGTGGGCAAAGACTTCCAGCAAGAAGTCAAAGACTACATTGATGCCCTGAAGTCTAATGATCTGAGCATCATAGAGAAGGCTAAAAAAAAGGCCCAGGAGAAAAGTCGAAATGGATTCGGCGAGATCTTTGGAACGGTAAGTGATGTTGAAGGTGAAATTACGGCCTCGCTGGTTGCGGTGGTGCGGGGTGCCTTTGAGGGTAATATGCCTTGTTATGACTTGGAGGAACAACTCCAAGCTGTGATCTCGCCAACGCTTGCCCATGATGTCGCCCGTGCCTATGATAAGGTTTATCGGCGCATCCAAAATGATTTCTCAGAAAAATCAGGAATGCTTGTGCGTCAAGTTCGTTCCAATGATGATAAAGCTAAAGAGCAGTTAGCTCTTGATGAGAAATGCTTCCGTATGCTTTACTTTACGATGCGCACGGCCATTACCGCACGGGCTGAATTTGTTATTCAAGCAAAGGCAGCTAGTTTTGAGACAGCTTTACAGTCTTTGGTAGAAGATCAGCTTAACCGCCTTCAGGCTTATCTCAGTGCTGAAGAGGTGATTACACCTGAGATGGAAGAGGCTATCATGAGTGATTTGCGCAAAAAGCTCACTTCCTATGTACCTAAACTCCCTCAAGATCTGTTTATTATAGATGCAGATATCTCTCAGCAAGGCAAACAGCAACGGGAAGTAGTTGGTCGAGAGTCAGTGACAGTAAATAAAGACAAATATCGAACACGCTACAAAACGGAAACTTACGAGGAAGGCTCTTGCTTCTCTGAAAGTAAAACTAGATCTGTTCCATATCAAGAGCGATATACGGTACAGGAAACCGAAACTCGGAATGTTTATGATCAAGTTGACTATCTAGAGCTATCTTTGCCAACTCCTCAAATGATGGCGAAACAGTGGCTAGGAGGAGTCACTAAGGGTAAGGATCGGCTTTGGGACATTTTGTGCGATTGGATTACCAGTCGCCTCAATGAGGTAGAATTGATTTTTGAAGAGTCGGTGATGGAAATTACAGCACTGGCGGAGCGGCTCTTAAACGATCGTCTCAATCTAAGTGAGGCTGAGTTTGAAGAGCAAAAGCAACTTTTAGAACAGATCCAAAGCCTAAAACAGGAGACTGATGCTGCATATCAAAAACTTAAAAAAGTTTAA
- a CDS encoding type II toxin-antitoxin system RelE family toxin translates to MYQITYTQAALEDLQWFRKQEQATILDGIDANLQYEPTRTTRNRKPMRTNPIATWELRLGDFRVLYNVGEAVSIVEIQRIGEKRGSQFLFRGKGENL, encoded by the coding sequence ATGTACCAAATCACCTATACCCAAGCCGCCCTAGAAGACCTGCAATGGTTTCGGAAGCAAGAGCAAGCCACAATTTTAGACGGCATTGATGCCAACCTCCAGTATGAACCAACCCGTACTACCCGCAATCGTAAACCCATGAGAACCAACCCGATCGCCACATGGGAACTACGCCTTGGTGACTTTCGGGTTCTTTACAATGTGGGAGAAGCTGTATCCATTGTTGAAATCCAACGCATTGGTGAAAAACGAGGTAGTCAGTTTTTATTTCGTGGAAAAGGAGAAAACCTATGA
- a CDS encoding type II toxin-antitoxin system VapB family antitoxin — MRTITLQIDETLLNEALQLTDLTTPEELLHLALQTLIQARRKKNLLDLAGQIQLTDDFDHKTLREMHHAAD, encoded by the coding sequence ATGCGAACCATTACTCTGCAAATTGACGAAACCCTGCTCAACGAAGCCCTCCAACTCACCGACCTCACCACCCCCGAAGAACTCCTCCACCTCGCCCTCCAGACCCTCATCCAAGCCCGCCGCAAAAAAAACCTCCTCGACCTCGCCGGACAAATCCAACTCACCGACGACTTCGACCACAAAACACTCCGGGAGATGCATCATGCTGCTGATTGA
- the vapC gene encoding type II toxin-antitoxin system VapC family toxin: MLLIDTSVWVNVFRDRTGQYKQQLEDLIQDQTVYLTRFTQLELLQGSKNNQEWTLLATYLEEQDYLELAATSWVAAARIYYDLRRQGLTVRSPIDCCITQVALEHRTILVHNDRDFDTIAQICPLEHHRFQPSIPE, from the coding sequence ATGCTGCTGATTGATACCTCAGTGTGGGTGAACGTTTTCCGCGATCGAACCGGTCAATACAAACAACAGCTTGAGGACTTGATTCAGGATCAAACTGTCTATCTGACCCGCTTCACCCAACTCGAACTCCTTCAAGGAAGCAAAAATAACCAAGAGTGGACTCTTTTAGCTACCTATTTAGAAGAACAAGACTATCTAGAACTAGCGGCAACCTCTTGGGTAGCCGCAGCCCGCATTTACTACGATCTCCGCCGCCAGGGCTTAACCGTTCGCAGCCCGATCGACTGTTGCATTACTCAAGTCGCCCTCGAACATAGAACAATCCTGGTTCATAACGATCGAGATTTTGACACAATTGCCCAAATTTGCCCCTTAGAACACCACCGCTTTCAACCCTCCATCCCTGAATAA
- a CDS encoding nucleotidyltransferase family protein, whose product MNHLNAPAPTEILSQLHTLKPHLTQAYGVHKIGIFGSVARNQAHPNSDIDIVVEMQPDLLQRVRLKQALEQHFGREVDVIRYWHGMNPYLKSQIDREARYA is encoded by the coding sequence ATGAATCACCTTAATGCCCCCGCTCCCACCGAAATTCTCAGCCAACTCCACACCCTCAAACCCCACCTTACCCAAGCCTACGGAGTCCACAAAATTGGCATCTTTGGCTCCGTTGCCCGCAACCAAGCCCACCCCAACAGCGACATTGATATTGTCGTCGAAATGCAACCCGATCTCCTCCAACGAGTGCGCCTTAAACAAGCCCTAGAACAACACTTTGGCCGCGAAGTGGACGTAATCCGCTACTGGCACGGCATGAATCCCTACCTCAAAAGCCAGATCGATCGAGAAGCCCGCTATGCCTGA
- a CDS encoding HepT-like ribonuclease domain-containing protein, with translation MPDPNLTLQLLMQIDEAMQRIHWRFENIQTPEDFTRDRSGLDRLDAIAMMLIALGETIKRLDTHLGNRLSDLYPEIDWTAIKGIRNVLAHNYFSIDPEEVYKICSTDLQALANTLTQLRSQF, from the coding sequence ATGCCTGATCCTAACCTCACCCTTCAGCTTCTAATGCAAATCGATGAAGCAATGCAGCGGATTCACTGGCGCTTTGAAAACATTCAAACACCCGAAGACTTTACCCGCGATCGATCGGGCCTCGATCGCCTTGATGCTATCGCCATGATGCTCATTGCCTTGGGAGAAACTATCAAACGCCTGGATACTCACTTGGGCAATCGCTTAAGCGATCTCTATCCAGAGATTGACTGGACTGCTATTAAAGGCATCCGTAATGTTCTGGCTCACAACTACTTCAGCATTGACCCCGAAGAGGTGTACAAAATCTGCTCCACAGACCTCCAAGCCCTCGCCAATACCTTAACCCAACTTCGTAGCCAATTTTAA
- a CDS encoding S-(hydroxymethyl)glutathione dehydrogenase/class III alcohol dehydrogenase: MDIRAAVAHAPGQPLTLETVQLDGPRSGEVLVEIKATGLCHTDAYTLSGKDPEGLFPAILGHEGAGVVVEVGAGVTSLQAGDHVIPLYVPECRNCEFCLSQKTNLCQAIRLTQGRGMMPDGSSRFSLQGKPLHHYMGTSTFANYTVVPEIALAKIRPDAPFDKVCYIGCGVTTGLGAVINTAKVEPGSKVIVFGLGGIGLNVIQGARLVGADMIVGVDINDRKRPLAEKFGMTHFVNPQEVAGDLVTCLLDLTHGGADYTFECIGNVDIMRQALESCHKGWGESIIIGVAGSGEEIRTRPFQLVTGRVWRGTAFGGAKGRTDVPKIVDWYMNGKINIDDLITHTLPLDQINEGFELMHHGEGIRSVVVF; this comes from the coding sequence ATGGATATTCGTGCTGCTGTTGCCCACGCCCCCGGCCAACCCCTCACCCTGGAAACCGTGCAGTTGGATGGACCGCGATCGGGGGAAGTATTGGTGGAAATCAAGGCCACGGGCCTGTGCCACACCGATGCCTATACCCTGTCCGGCAAAGACCCAGAAGGGCTATTTCCCGCCATTTTGGGCCATGAAGGAGCAGGAGTGGTGGTGGAAGTGGGAGCCGGAGTCACCAGCCTCCAAGCGGGGGATCATGTCATTCCCCTCTACGTGCCCGAATGTCGCAACTGTGAGTTTTGTCTCAGCCAAAAGACAAACCTCTGTCAGGCCATCCGTCTCACCCAGGGCCGGGGCATGATGCCCGATGGCAGCAGCCGCTTTTCCCTCCAGGGCAAACCCCTCCACCACTACATGGGCACCTCCACCTTTGCCAACTATACAGTGGTGCCCGAAATCGCCCTCGCCAAAATTCGCCCCGATGCCCCCTTCGACAAGGTGTGCTATATCGGCTGTGGGGTGACCACGGGTTTGGGGGCAGTGATCAATACCGCCAAGGTGGAACCGGGATCCAAAGTGATTGTTTTTGGCCTGGGGGGCATTGGTCTCAATGTGATCCAAGGGGCGCGACTGGTGGGGGCCGACATGATTGTGGGGGTGGACATCAACGATCGCAAACGCCCCCTAGCGGAAAAATTCGGCATGACCCATTTCGTCAATCCCCAAGAGGTGGCAGGGGATTTAGTCACCTGCCTATTGGATTTAACCCACGGTGGGGCCGACTATACCTTCGAGTGCATCGGCAATGTGGACATCATGCGCCAAGCCCTGGAATCCTGCCATAAGGGGTGGGGCGAAAGCATCATTATCGGGGTGGCGGGGTCCGGGGAAGAGATCCGCACCCGACCGTTCCAGTTGGTGACGGGTCGCGTCTGGCGGGGCACGGCCTTTGGGGGGGCGAAGGGTCGCACCGATGTCCCCAAAATTGTCGATTGGTACATGAATGGCAAAATCAATATCGATGATCTAATCACCCACACCCTACCCCTCGACCAAATCAATGAGGGCTTTGAGCTAATGCACCACGGCGAAGGCATTCGATCGGTAGTCGTATTTTAG
- a CDS encoding Uma2 family endonuclease — protein sequence MTVPLAPPQTYSLDQYRQLEESAEDRHEYHDGQITPMTGGTLEHAKLISQLIFLFCLALQNTEFEVYGGDIRIWIPEQNRGLYPDLSIIAGEPLLTANRRDEVLNPCLVLEVLSSSTEAYDRGKKFRYYRSIPSLQDYLLVSQTEPLMEHYHRDEADRWILTPYSALEATLTLPTVNLEVALAQVYQGVTFPDNSL from the coding sequence ATGACTGTCCCCCTTGCTCCCCCCCAAACCTACAGCCTTGATCAGTATCGCCAGCTTGAGGAGAGCGCCGAAGATCGCCACGAGTACCATGATGGACAGATTACCCCTATGACTGGTGGCACCCTGGAACACGCCAAACTTATCAGCCAGTTGATCTTTTTGTTCTGCCTCGCTCTCCAAAACACAGAATTTGAAGTCTATGGTGGAGACATCAGGATTTGGATTCCGGAGCAAAATCGTGGACTATACCCCGATCTCAGTATCATTGCAGGGGAACCGCTCTTAACGGCAAACCGGCGGGATGAAGTGCTCAATCCCTGTCTGGTGCTTGAGGTGTTGTCGTCTTCGACGGAAGCTTACGATCGCGGCAAAAAGTTCCGCTACTACCGCTCCATCCCCAGTCTCCAGGACTATCTCCTGGTCAGCCAAACGGAGCCACTGATGGAGCATTATCACCGGGACGAGGCCGATCGCTGGATTCTCACCCCCTACTCTGCCCTAGAGGCTACCCTCACCCTGCCCACGGTCAATCTTGAGGTGGCTCTCGCCCAGGTCTATCAAGGCGTAACGTTTCCCGACAACTCCCTGTAG